From Spirochaetota bacterium, one genomic window encodes:
- a CDS encoding MBL fold metallo-hydrolase: MKITQHVYQVGGSTLTHPQDAAIYCITDGTVSALIDAGTGDGHDRLLKNLDREHIAPSSIKYLFLTHCHFDHVGGAHKVRGTFNCRVVAHELDAHYIETGDQYVSAASWYGSFLTPCTVDIKVNEKQKTFEVGSLKVTMYHIPGHSPGSAALTVESEGKLVLFGQDVHGPLNDVLKSNRDDYIHSLEFLLSLDADILCEGHFGVYYEKEEVKNFIESFL, from the coding sequence ATGAAAATAACACAGCATGTGTATCAGGTGGGAGGTTCTACCCTTACGCATCCTCAAGATGCAGCTATTTACTGTATTACTGATGGCACGGTCAGTGCGCTGATAGATGCTGGCACTGGTGATGGACATGACAGGCTTTTAAAAAATTTAGACCGAGAACATATTGCTCCATCATCAATAAAGTATCTCTTCTTAACGCATTGCCACTTTGACCATGTTGGCGGTGCGCACAAGGTACGGGGAACATTCAATTGTAGGGTGGTGGCTCACGAGCTTGATGCACACTATATTGAAACAGGGGATCAGTATGTAAGTGCAGCAAGCTGGTATGGCAGCTTTTTAACCCCATGTACGGTTGATATAAAGGTAAATGAAAAACAAAAAACTTTTGAGGTTGGAAGTCTTAAAGTTACCATGTATCATATTCCCGGGCATTCACCTGGTTCTGCGGCTTTAACAGTTGAATCCGAAGGCAAGCTGGTTCTTTTTGGGCAGGATGTCCATGGACCTTTGAATGATGTGCTGAAGTCTAACAGGGATGATTATATACATTCACTGGAGTTTTTACTTTCACTTGATGCTGATATTCTGTGTGAAGGCCATTTTGGTGTGTACTATGAAAAAGAAGAAGTGAAGAAT